From the genome of Lawsonella clevelandensis, one region includes:
- a CDS encoding glycerol-3-phosphate dehydrogenase/oxidase: MTSQDPRALSPELRTETLAKLASMPAGELDMIIIGAGITGAGVALDAVTRGLKVAIIEKEDIAFGTSRWSSKLAHGGLRYLAKMELGIAHSSAVERGILLEETAPHLVHSIAQVVPLNDAATTIQQGASRVGFIGGDLLRMAAGTSGDILPHSHYQSVSKTLEMCPGVSRDGLKGSWVFYDGQMIDDARVVTCAIRTAAEKGCLVLTHAACSDVTGTSVTVTDQLGGKSFTLSAKSVSSATGVWAGHIDNEIKLRPARGTHLVIDAAKMGNPTGQLTVPLPGSISRYLFAIPEQLGRIYLGLTDEETRGEIVDVPPTPEEDIDFLLKNFNSALEVKLTRDDVIGAFTGYRPLIDSGEGGSTSDLSRRHAIIEASNGLISIVGGKFTEYRLMAEETVDEVIKRRNLSAGPCITRTTPFIGAPKHSASAGVSKADLDKLPASLVARFGHEAPNVVASCPVERPLEQVAGMDITRAEFAYAVTHEGAMTVDDILDRRTRVGLVKKDRDAALPTAQEMIDTLVK; this comes from the coding sequence ATGACCTCACAGGATCCTCGCGCACTATCTCCTGAACTTCGTACCGAAACTCTCGCTAAACTCGCTTCGATGCCCGCCGGTGAGCTCGACATGATCATCATCGGCGCCGGCATCACCGGTGCCGGCGTGGCTCTCGACGCCGTCACCCGCGGCCTCAAAGTCGCCATCATTGAAAAAGAAGATATCGCCTTCGGCACCTCCCGCTGGTCCTCCAAGCTCGCCCACGGTGGCCTCCGCTACCTCGCCAAGATGGAACTCGGCATCGCCCACAGCTCCGCCGTCGAACGTGGCATCCTCCTGGAAGAGACCGCTCCACACCTCGTTCATTCCATCGCCCAGGTCGTTCCACTGAACGACGCCGCCACCACCATCCAGCAGGGTGCTTCCCGCGTCGGCTTCATTGGTGGCGACCTCCTCCGCATGGCGGCCGGCACCTCCGGCGACATTCTTCCCCACTCCCACTACCAGAGCGTCTCTAAGACCCTCGAAATGTGTCCCGGTGTCTCCCGCGATGGACTTAAGGGCTCCTGGGTGTTCTACGACGGCCAGATGATCGACGACGCCCGAGTCGTCACCTGCGCCATCCGCACCGCCGCAGAAAAGGGCTGCCTCGTCCTCACCCATGCTGCCTGCAGCGACGTCACCGGTACCTCCGTAACCGTCACTGACCAACTGGGCGGCAAGAGCTTCACCCTCAGCGCCAAGTCTGTGAGCTCTGCCACCGGTGTCTGGGCAGGACACATCGATAACGAGATCAAACTCCGTCCCGCCCGCGGCACCCACCTGGTGATCGACGCTGCCAAGATGGGCAACCCTACCGGCCAGCTCACTGTGCCGCTGCCTGGCTCCATCTCCCGTTACCTCTTCGCCATCCCCGAACAGCTCGGACGCATCTACCTGGGCCTCACCGACGAAGAAACCCGTGGCGAAATCGTCGACGTCCCACCCACCCCGGAAGAGGACATCGACTTCCTCCTCAAGAACTTCAACAGCGCCCTCGAAGTGAAACTCACCCGTGACGACGTCATCGGCGCCTTCACCGGCTACCGCCCGCTCATCGACTCCGGTGAAGGCGGATCCACCTCGGACCTGTCCCGTCGCCACGCCATCATCGAAGCCAGCAATGGCCTCATCTCCATCGTGGGCGGTAAGTTCACCGAGTACCGCCTCATGGCTGAAGAGACCGTCGACGAGGTCATCAAGCGTCGCAACCTCAGCGCCGGCCCCTGCATCACCCGCACCACCCCCTTCATCGGTGCTCCCAAGCACTCTGCCTCGGCCGGGGTGTCCAAGGCAGACCTGGACAAACTGCCCGCCTCGCTGGTCGCTCGCTTCGGCCACGAAGCCCCCAACGTAGTGGCCTCCTGCCCGGTCGAACGCCCGCTGGAGCAGGTTGCCGGCATGGACATCACCCGTGCTGAGTTTGCCTACGCTGTCACCCACGAAGGCGCCATGACTGTCGACGATATCCTGGACCGCCGCACCCGCGTCGGCTTGGTGAAGAAGGACCGCGACGCAGCCCTTCCCACCGCCCAGGAAATGATCGACACTCTGGTCAAGTAG
- a CDS encoding metallopeptidase family protein — MTKDTTVPYPPPWQPLTSRRADRRGRGPRGPIIPPQVPRYCTRASAFDENALEAFARIDATFHDELGDLDLAVDMVPRMRLKAGSTLWPDSVAADGPIPLGRVLPASFDKWGTPIRPRIVLFRKPIEERCEDEMQMQRLLHAILSKLVAYHLNVEPQLIDPHYDEGPQV; from the coding sequence ATGACTAAGGACACCACGGTTCCCTATCCCCCGCCTTGGCAGCCGCTGACCAGCCGCCGCGCAGATCGCCGCGGACGGGGTCCCCGTGGCCCCATCATCCCTCCGCAGGTTCCTCGCTATTGCACCCGCGCATCCGCGTTCGATGAAAACGCCTTAGAGGCCTTTGCCCGGATCGACGCAACCTTCCACGATGAATTGGGCGATCTCGATCTAGCCGTCGATATGGTGCCACGGATGCGTCTCAAAGCCGGTTCCACTCTCTGGCCGGACTCCGTCGCCGCTGACGGACCTATTCCCCTGGGCCGTGTCCTGCCCGCATCTTTTGATAAGTGGGGTACTCCTATCCGCCCGCGTATCGTGCTTTTCCGCAAGCCTATTGAGGAGCGATGTGAGGACGAAATGCAGATGCAACGGCTTTTGCACGCTATCCTCAGCAAGTTGGTGGCCTATCACCTCAATGTGGAGCCGCAGCTTATCGACCCCCATTATGACGAGGGGCCCCAGGTATAG
- the purE gene encoding 5-(carboxyamino)imidazole ribonucleotide mutase — MASYNPLVGIVMGSDSDWPTVEPAVEALDAFGIPWEVGVYSAHRTPQRMLDYGKEAAGRGLQCIIACAGGAAHLPGMMAAATALPVIGIPRALKNLEGMDSLLSIVQMPAGVPVATVSIDGAKNAGLLAARIIGAADAEVRAKMEAFMAGMEEEVVGKHAALQNRLDQER; from the coding sequence ATGGCGTCCTATAACCCTTTGGTAGGAATTGTGATGGGGTCAGATTCCGACTGGCCGACAGTTGAGCCGGCGGTGGAAGCCCTGGATGCGTTCGGTATTCCATGGGAGGTGGGTGTGTATTCGGCGCACCGTACTCCGCAGCGCATGCTGGATTACGGCAAGGAGGCCGCGGGGCGGGGGCTGCAGTGCATTATTGCTTGTGCCGGTGGTGCTGCACATCTGCCGGGCATGATGGCGGCAGCCACGGCGTTGCCTGTTATTGGTATCCCGCGTGCTTTGAAGAACCTGGAGGGAATGGATTCGCTGTTGTCTATCGTGCAGATGCCGGCGGGAGTGCCGGTAGCAACTGTGTCGATTGATGGCGCGAAGAATGCTGGCCTGTTGGCTGCTCGTATTATTGGCGCTGCTGATGCAGAGGTGCGGGCGAAGATGGAGGCCTTTATGGCAGGGATGGAAGAAGAGGTCGTGGGTAAACACGCGGCTTTGCAGAACCGCCTGGATCAGGAACGGTAA
- a CDS encoding glycosyltransferase family 2 protein has product MAQASLAVVTVTYSPGRYLRTFLDSIPAATHQPVHVIMADNGSTDGAPEAAVRDYAGTPGLTVGLLGMGSNLGYGSAINRAFTYLEDNCPDVRTDYILISNPDVEFSPGSIDALLAAAERWEKAGALGPLIREADGTIYPSARALPSIRDGIAHALLGPIWPGNPWTKSYLDDRNMTVEHPAGWLSGSCLLVRWEAFYQIAGFDEGYFMYMEDVDLGDRLGKAGWQNIFVPSAEIRHAKGHAASSHPETMLPAHHRSAYKFQADRHPHWWQAPLRWILKAGLWVRCQIAVSLARRQRH; this is encoded by the coding sequence GTGGCACAAGCATCCTTAGCAGTAGTGACCGTCACCTATTCACCCGGTCGCTACTTGCGCACCTTCTTGGACAGTATTCCTGCAGCGACTCATCAGCCAGTGCACGTCATTATGGCGGATAACGGCTCCACCGACGGGGCACCTGAGGCTGCCGTGCGTGACTATGCTGGCACCCCCGGCCTCACCGTCGGCCTGCTCGGCATGGGTTCTAACCTCGGCTACGGCTCCGCTATCAACCGGGCCTTCACCTATCTTGAGGACAATTGCCCGGACGTCCGCACTGACTACATCCTCATCTCCAATCCTGATGTGGAGTTCTCGCCGGGGTCGATTGATGCGCTGCTCGCTGCTGCTGAGCGTTGGGAGAAAGCTGGTGCGCTAGGGCCACTTATTCGAGAAGCGGACGGTACTATCTATCCTTCTGCGCGGGCCCTGCCGAGTATTCGCGATGGGATTGCCCACGCCCTTCTTGGTCCGATCTGGCCGGGAAACCCGTGGACGAAGTCTTACTTGGATGATCGAAACATGACGGTGGAGCATCCTGCCGGTTGGCTGTCCGGTTCCTGTCTGTTGGTGCGGTGGGAAGCCTTTTACCAGATTGCTGGTTTCGACGAGGGTTACTTCATGTATATGGAGGATGTGGATCTGGGTGACCGGCTCGGTAAAGCAGGTTGGCAGAACATCTTCGTCCCCTCCGCTGAGATCCGGCATGCGAAAGGCCATGCTGCCAGCTCCCATCCGGAGACCATGTTGCCGGCACACCATCGGAGTGCATATAAATTCCAGGCCGATCGCCACCCACATTGGTGGCAAGCTCCACTACGGTGGATACTGAAGGCTGGCCTGTGGGTTCGGTGTCAGATTGCCGTATCGTTGGCGCGCCGCCAGCGGCACTGA
- a CDS encoding TetR/AcrR family transcriptional regulator, whose translation MPKSPQNPESTTMSVDEAIIKAGLSCIVKDGVRRTTMAGIARAAQVSRPTLYRRYKDVTALATALLTRELLDILDTVPRMPSDTEELVNTIVIYTDKARNNAFLRAIIETDPELLTTYSFRRFGQSQIALIRYLETLIKQVQVSDVARAHGEEPEAALLIRQDDPHVMATMILVITQAAALSAQAASSGFGSDDVWREELTKTLKGYLSHDLTGSSRTIS comes from the coding sequence GTGCCTAAGTCACCTCAGAATCCAGAATCCACCACGATGTCGGTCGATGAAGCCATCATCAAAGCTGGCCTCAGCTGCATCGTGAAGGATGGTGTACGCCGCACAACCATGGCTGGAATTGCCCGAGCCGCCCAAGTGAGCCGCCCTACTCTCTACCGCCGTTACAAGGACGTCACCGCCCTCGCCACGGCACTCCTCACCCGGGAACTCCTCGACATTCTAGACACTGTGCCCCGTATGCCTTCGGATACCGAGGAACTGGTCAACACCATCGTGATCTACACCGACAAAGCACGGAACAATGCTTTCCTCCGGGCCATTATCGAGACAGATCCCGAACTGCTGACCACGTACTCCTTCCGACGCTTCGGCCAGAGCCAAATCGCTCTCATCCGCTACTTGGAAACCCTCATCAAGCAAGTCCAGGTATCAGATGTGGCCCGCGCACACGGTGAAGAGCCGGAGGCAGCACTCCTCATCCGCCAGGACGATCCCCACGTCATGGCAACTATGATTCTGGTCATAACCCAGGCTGCTGCACTCTCCGCACAGGCAGCCTCCTCCGGTTTTGGTAGTGATGACGTTTGGCGTGAAGAACTAACCAAAACATTGAAGGGATATTTGTCTCATGACCTCACAGGATCCTCGCGCACTATCTCCTGA
- a CDS encoding TetR/AcrR family transcriptional regulator: MTTPHNSVPYSWNLPLNIDGKILGAAYDVIMEKGIDKATISEIASRAGISRPTLYRRFSDINAVFCALVTSIMLDILNQCYQLVDTVEELIDTLLDFVIRVREQPIFDQLARSENGFLANYFVMRLGISQRELLAVLASLIHHCRAVDPTQLRDEDDMELAAMIIMMLQGTSLSVGSMSRIISNDTWRRQLKYALTGLLSPSADIPPANIPRSPETSATNRRSRFISLGVPEAEPMTPPARFMADISKPKSSSRRTSTRRTAGKPGAQKPPADETAAPPTTQKSAKNSTRRSPRSAR, from the coding sequence ATGACCACACCACATAACTCCGTCCCCTACTCGTGGAACTTGCCCCTCAATATTGACGGCAAGATCCTTGGCGCGGCCTACGACGTCATTATGGAAAAGGGCATCGACAAAGCCACAATCTCTGAAATCGCCAGCCGTGCAGGTATTTCTCGGCCAACTCTGTATCGTCGCTTCAGCGACATCAACGCCGTCTTCTGCGCCCTCGTCACCTCCATCATGCTGGACATATTGAACCAGTGCTATCAGCTTGTCGACACCGTGGAAGAACTCATCGATACCCTCCTCGACTTTGTGATCCGCGTGCGCGAACAACCCATTTTTGACCAACTCGCACGCTCCGAAAACGGCTTCCTAGCTAACTATTTCGTTATGCGCCTCGGTATTTCACAACGGGAATTGCTTGCAGTACTAGCCTCCCTGATCCACCACTGCCGAGCCGTCGACCCAACCCAGCTCCGCGACGAAGACGACATGGAACTTGCCGCCATGATCATCATGATGCTGCAAGGCACCAGCCTCTCCGTTGGATCCATGTCCCGCATCATCTCTAATGACACCTGGCGCCGACAACTGAAATACGCACTCACCGGGCTCCTTAGCCCCTCCGCAGACATTCCCCCAGCAAATATTCCGCGCAGCCCCGAAACGAGCGCAACCAACCGACGTTCTCGCTTCATCTCCCTCGGAGTCCCCGAAGCTGAACCTATGACTCCCCCCGCCCGCTTCATGGCAGACATCTCGAAACCGAAAAGTAGCAGCCGGCGCACCTCAACCCGCAGAACTGCTGGCAAACCAGGTGCACAAAAACCACCTGCCGACGAAACAGCTGCCCCTCCCACCACACAAAAGAGCGCGAAGAACAGCACTCGCCGCTCCCCGCGCTCTGCCCGCTAG
- a CDS encoding mannose-1-phosphate guanylyltransferase: MTAPHRLSQDVLDATDAVVLVGGKGTRLRPLTLSAPKPMLPTAGLPFLTHLLSRIKDAGIKHIVLGTSYKAEVFSEYFGDGSDFGLEIEYVVEDQPLDTGGGIRNVLPKLRGENIMVFNGDVLGGTDLQDILGTFVEKQADVVLHLVQVPDPRAFGCVPTGADGRVEAFLEKTPNPPTDQINAGCYVFRREIIESIPAGVPVSVERDVFPRLLEENRRMYGHVDSQYWRDMGTPQDFVQGSADLVQGIAPSPALEGHQGEYLVLPGAEIAESAILRGGTVIGQDSVVGDHAVVSSSVVFDGAVLGKDVVIERSLVGNGARIGDGCVVRDAVIGDDAVVGDRCELVAGIRVWPGIEIPEAGVRFSTDA; the protein is encoded by the coding sequence ATGACCGCACCTCACCGTCTGAGCCAGGACGTTCTCGACGCCACCGATGCTGTGGTGCTCGTCGGAGGCAAAGGCACGCGCTTGCGTCCCCTGACTCTCTCGGCACCCAAACCGATGCTGCCGACGGCCGGACTGCCCTTCCTCACCCACCTGTTGTCCCGTATTAAAGACGCCGGTATTAAGCACATCGTCCTGGGTACCTCGTATAAGGCGGAGGTCTTTTCCGAGTATTTCGGTGATGGATCCGACTTCGGTTTAGAGATCGAGTATGTGGTGGAGGACCAACCGCTGGATACCGGCGGTGGCATTCGCAACGTTCTGCCGAAGCTGCGCGGCGAGAACATTATGGTGTTCAACGGTGATGTGCTGGGTGGGACAGACTTGCAGGACATCTTGGGGACGTTTGTTGAGAAGCAGGCCGATGTGGTGCTGCATCTCGTCCAGGTGCCGGATCCGCGAGCTTTTGGCTGTGTGCCTACCGGCGCCGATGGCCGGGTGGAGGCGTTCTTGGAGAAGACTCCCAACCCCCCGACAGATCAGATTAACGCAGGTTGCTACGTGTTCCGCCGCGAGATTATCGAGAGCATTCCGGCGGGCGTCCCGGTGAGTGTCGAGCGCGATGTGTTCCCCCGGTTGTTGGAGGAAAACCGTCGTATGTATGGGCACGTGGATTCCCAGTATTGGCGCGATATGGGTACGCCGCAGGACTTCGTACAGGGTTCGGCGGATCTGGTACAGGGCATTGCCCCCTCACCTGCCTTGGAGGGCCATCAGGGTGAATATTTGGTTCTGCCGGGTGCCGAGATCGCGGAGTCTGCTATTTTGCGGGGCGGTACAGTTATTGGTCAAGACTCGGTAGTGGGGGATCACGCGGTGGTGTCGTCCTCTGTGGTGTTTGATGGCGCAGTACTGGGCAAAGATGTTGTCATTGAGCGCTCTCTTGTCGGCAACGGTGCGCGTATTGGTGACGGTTGTGTGGTCCGCGATGCTGTCATTGGTGATGACGCGGTGGTGGGGGATCGTTGCGAGCTTGTCGCCGGTATTCGCGTATGGCCGGGTATTGAAATTCCAGAGGCGGGAGTTCGCTTCTCCACGGACGCTTAG
- the rfbD gene encoding dTDP-4-dehydrorhamnose reductase codes for MTTHRCRIHIVGASGQLGYALLATQPAFLWEVGQETPLVMYSRRDCDLSDPSVFTAGETLMLGPGDIVLNCAAYTAVDAAEENSDLAYRVNAEAPGELAALCRERGAHLVHLSTDYVFGGQPRFDDAGQCLPWETDDPVSPSCVYGASKAAGEAAIMDAWAGAEGPQQAVIVRTSWLFTGPQRHQWGVRGRDFVTTMQDLYREKGSVTVVNDQRGCPTYSLDLAWGLWELCQKLCHGESVPALLHATNSGFTTWFEFAQAIISQLDSDAAAAVHPCTSSEFPTPAARPSWSVLSSTSWQDAGLTPLRSWQDALREALADSAQGSLPTPATRHLPIPQFEFNQSDR; via the coding sequence GTGACAACGCATCGCTGCCGAATCCACATCGTGGGAGCCAGTGGCCAACTTGGCTATGCGCTCCTCGCCACCCAACCTGCCTTCCTGTGGGAAGTCGGGCAGGAAACCCCGCTAGTGATGTACTCGCGCCGGGACTGTGATCTCTCCGATCCGTCGGTATTCACCGCTGGTGAAACGCTCATGTTGGGCCCCGGGGACATCGTCCTTAACTGCGCCGCCTACACTGCCGTCGATGCTGCTGAAGAGAATTCCGACCTGGCCTACCGCGTCAACGCCGAAGCGCCTGGTGAACTGGCAGCACTCTGCCGGGAACGGGGTGCGCATCTTGTTCACCTCAGTACTGACTACGTTTTTGGGGGGCAGCCGCGTTTCGATGATGCAGGACAGTGCCTGCCCTGGGAGACAGACGACCCAGTCTCCCCGAGCTGCGTCTACGGAGCGAGTAAAGCCGCCGGTGAAGCTGCCATTATGGATGCCTGGGCCGGTGCTGAGGGACCACAGCAAGCTGTGATTGTGCGCACCTCCTGGCTGTTTACCGGTCCGCAACGCCACCAGTGGGGTGTGCGGGGCCGCGACTTCGTCACCACGATGCAGGATCTCTACCGAGAGAAGGGGAGCGTAACGGTCGTCAACGACCAGCGCGGCTGCCCCACCTATTCCCTCGACCTGGCCTGGGGCCTGTGGGAACTCTGTCAGAAACTCTGTCATGGGGAGTCGGTACCCGCTCTTCTCCATGCCACTAACTCAGGTTTCACCACCTGGTTCGAATTCGCTCAGGCCATTATCAGCCAACTCGATAGTGACGCGGCCGCAGCTGTGCACCCCTGCACGAGCAGCGAGTTCCCCACTCCGGCAGCTCGCCCTAGCTGGTCAGTCCTCAGTTCCACCAGCTGGCAGGATGCCGGGCTGACTCCGCTGCGTTCGTGGCAGGACGCGCTCAGGGAGGCGCTGGCTGACTCTGCACAGGGGTCCCTACCGACGCCCGCCACGAGGCACCTGCCGATTCCTCAGTTCGAGTTCAACCAGTCGGATAGATAG
- the rfbB gene encoding dTDP-glucose 4,6-dehydratase has product MKLFITGGAGFIGSVFTTMALEGALDLPELEAVTVYDALTYAGTLTNLTQCASDPRFSFVHGDICDEPTLHEAMRGHDAVIHFAAESHVDRSINGATTFAHTNVVGTAAVMQAAHDVGVSRIVHVSTDEIYGSIPLGAWPETDPLLPTSPYSASKAGSDLVAQSFFRSFGLPVVITRCSNNYGPHQFPEKLIPLFVTNLMEGKKVPVYGDGSARRDWLHVTDHCRGLAMALTKGRAGEVYNIGGGTEMSALEMTRRIVAEMGMRENMIDFVADRPGHDMRYCVDDSKARAELGYRPHMSFDHGLASTIAWYRENREWWEPLRAGAPRLERFDQAAPYQDVDPR; this is encoded by the coding sequence GTGAAGCTCTTCATCACCGGTGGAGCTGGCTTTATCGGCTCAGTTTTTACCACAATGGCTCTGGAGGGAGCACTCGATCTTCCGGAGCTCGAAGCCGTCACCGTCTACGATGCCCTCACCTACGCCGGCACACTGACAAACCTCACCCAATGTGCGAGTGACCCCCGCTTCTCCTTCGTCCACGGTGACATTTGCGATGAACCCACTCTGCACGAGGCCATGCGTGGACACGACGCCGTCATCCATTTCGCCGCAGAATCACATGTCGACCGGTCCATTAATGGAGCCACCACTTTCGCGCACACCAACGTCGTAGGAACCGCAGCCGTCATGCAGGCGGCGCACGACGTCGGCGTCAGCCGCATCGTCCATGTCTCCACCGACGAAATCTACGGTTCCATCCCGCTGGGGGCCTGGCCGGAAACAGACCCGCTCCTTCCCACCAGCCCCTACTCCGCTTCGAAAGCAGGCTCTGACCTCGTCGCCCAATCGTTCTTCCGGAGCTTCGGCCTGCCCGTCGTCATTACCCGCTGCTCCAATAACTACGGCCCGCACCAGTTCCCCGAAAAGCTCATCCCGCTTTTCGTCACCAACCTTATGGAGGGAAAGAAGGTACCAGTCTATGGTGATGGCTCCGCTCGCCGCGACTGGCTGCACGTCACTGACCACTGCCGGGGGTTAGCGATGGCGTTGACGAAAGGCCGTGCCGGGGAGGTCTATAACATTGGGGGTGGGACAGAAATGTCCGCGCTAGAGATGACTCGTCGGATTGTCGCTGAGATGGGGATGCGCGAGAACATGATCGACTTCGTGGCAGACCGACCGGGTCACGATATGCGCTACTGTGTGGACGACTCCAAAGCCCGTGCGGAATTGGGCTACCGGCCCCACATGAGTTTTGACCACGGATTGGCTTCTACTATCGCCTGGTATCGCGAGAACCGGGAGTGGTGGGAACCGTTGCGCGCGGGGGCACCTCGGCTGGAACGGTTCGATCAGGCCGCACCCTACCAGGATGTTGACCCGCGTTGA
- a CDS encoding LCP family protein yields the protein MNGRAPQTVLTRVVRPIIAIIAILLVVVSTFAWSKIDTLKDNTANAFLSLGGEADGATDILLVGSDSRTDAKGNPLTPSEQRMLHAGSDVESTNTDTILLVRIPHNGRSATAISIPRDTWISTPKLGEGKINGVYGQTLLLAKQEALAKGMSPQQAEKVATDAGREALLHAVADLTGVTVDHYAEVGLLGFVLITNAVGGVEVCLNRAVNDPYSGAHFRAGVQTLSGSKALAFVRQRHGLLRGDLDRITRQQAYMASMVRKVLSAGVLTNPDALNRLTQAINRSVVVNEGWDVVQFAQQLQHLTGGQVKFATIPVTNPDAHMKLDNGDMVSAIEVDPPAVKAWVERTIGSSKKPGKKKELPKPERVNIDRSAVSLSVLNAGSLAGLAGSVAKYLEGLGYQTQNTGNSDNDTPTSVVVGNPQTMAAADAVSKDLGGLPVQSSADVPIGTVRVVLSDDYEGPATKDGKTVFASDLELPVKPTVSPGSTPSISAGGRGPQCVN from the coding sequence ATGAATGGCCGCGCTCCCCAGACGGTTCTGACGCGCGTTGTGCGACCTATTATCGCTATCATCGCCATCCTCCTCGTCGTTGTGTCAACCTTCGCATGGTCAAAGATCGATACCCTCAAAGACAACACCGCGAACGCCTTCCTTTCCCTAGGTGGTGAAGCGGATGGCGCTACTGACATCCTCCTCGTCGGGTCTGACTCCCGCACTGATGCCAAGGGCAATCCGCTTACCCCCAGCGAGCAGCGTATGCTGCACGCAGGCAGTGATGTGGAATCGACCAACACGGACACCATCCTGCTGGTGCGTATTCCCCACAATGGCCGCTCCGCTACCGCTATCTCCATTCCCCGCGATACGTGGATCTCCACCCCGAAGTTGGGTGAGGGCAAAATCAATGGCGTGTATGGGCAGACTCTGTTGTTGGCCAAGCAGGAAGCCCTGGCCAAGGGCATGTCCCCGCAACAAGCCGAGAAGGTAGCGACGGATGCTGGCCGTGAAGCCCTCCTCCACGCAGTCGCCGATCTTACCGGCGTGACGGTCGACCATTATGCCGAAGTGGGCTTACTGGGCTTTGTCCTTATCACTAATGCAGTGGGCGGCGTGGAAGTATGTCTCAACCGTGCTGTGAACGACCCTTATTCGGGTGCACACTTCCGTGCTGGAGTGCAGACACTGAGTGGTTCCAAAGCACTTGCGTTTGTCCGTCAACGCCACGGTTTGTTGCGTGGTGACCTCGACCGTATTACCCGCCAGCAGGCGTATATGGCCTCTATGGTGCGCAAGGTGCTTTCCGCGGGTGTCCTCACCAATCCGGATGCGTTGAACCGGCTCACTCAAGCAATTAACCGCTCCGTGGTGGTGAACGAGGGCTGGGACGTGGTGCAATTCGCCCAGCAGCTTCAGCACCTGACGGGTGGGCAGGTGAAGTTCGCTACCATCCCTGTCACTAATCCTGATGCACATATGAAGCTGGATAACGGCGACATGGTGAGTGCTATTGAAGTTGATCCGCCGGCAGTGAAGGCGTGGGTGGAGCGCACCATTGGGTCTTCCAAGAAGCCGGGGAAGAAAAAGGAACTGCCGAAGCCGGAACGTGTCAACATTGATCGTTCTGCCGTGTCACTATCGGTCTTGAATGCCGGTTCTCTCGCCGGATTGGCTGGTTCAGTGGCCAAGTACTTGGAGGGGCTGGGCTACCAGACTCAGAACACCGGAAACTCTGACAACGACACCCCCACTAGTGTTGTGGTGGGTAATCCACAGACCATGGCTGCGGCGGATGCCGTGAGTAAAGACTTGGGTGGTCTCCCCGTCCAGAGTTCCGCAGATGTACCTATTGGAACCGTGCGAGTCGTCCTCTCTGACGACTATGAGGGACCGGCCACGAAGGACGGGAAGACTGTCTTCGCCAGTGATCTTGAACTGCCTGTCAAACCCACTGTGAGCCCCGGTAGTACCCCCTCTATTAGCGCGGGTGGGCGTGGTCCGCAATGCGTCAATTAG
- a CDS encoding WhiB family transcriptional regulator: MSVEELITAVELEWQERALCAQTDPEAFFPEKGGSTREAKRICQSCEVRDECLEYALEHDERFGIWGGLSERERRRLKKRAI; encoded by the coding sequence ATGAGTGTCGAAGAACTGATTACTGCTGTTGAACTCGAATGGCAGGAAAGAGCTCTCTGCGCACAGACCGATCCGGAAGCATTCTTTCCGGAAAAGGGCGGTTCCACACGTGAGGCTAAGCGCATCTGCCAAAGCTGCGAAGTTCGTGACGAGTGCCTGGAATACGCACTTGAGCACGACGAACGCTTTGGTATCTGGGGTGGCTTGTCGGAGCGTGAACGTCGCCGCTTGAAGAAACGCGCTATCTAA